The stretch of DNA TCATTGATGATCTGACGACCCCCAATATCTCCGGTAGTTTCCAGAAATTGTGGGGCTAGTTCAGTTGAAAAGAAAGTCGGGTGCCCCAATTTATTCTCAAACCGAGGAGCAAGGATCAAGGGCTTTTCCTGCTCAAGTTTATTAATGAGTGATCCAACGGTCTCCTGTTGAATAAACGGTTTGTCGCCGGGACAGAAACACCAGTAGTCATAACTTCTGCCAGCCGCTTTGATCCCGGTGATCACTGAGCTGGCCAAGCCGGTGTGAAATTCAGTGTTGTATTCAAATATCAGCCTGTCATCAAATCGTTTTTCCAAAACATTCATGATCTGAGCACTTTGATAACCCAGGATCACATAAGTATCCAGATCAAAGCCAATATATGTGTTCACCGTATGCTCAATGGCCGTCCGGTCTTCCAAAGTTTCCAGCAATTTGTTAGGCGGGAAGCGGGTAGAACGTCCAGCCGCAGTAATGATCATGGCCAAATTCAGCATTAATGAACCTGATCCAGATAACCTGCTTCAAGACTCCCCTGGTAGATGGTCGAATTGCTGACGCGTGCGATTGCCTGAGCCAGTTTCAACGCTTCCTCTGGATAGAGATCTGCCTTATTCACAAAATAGGCGACTTCTATCCCGGCAGGCACTTTTTGCAGATAGCCATACTGGCTGGTAAGCACTTTGGCAATGAAGGCCGGATCCAACACAAAATTGGCATTAACCTCCCATAGTTCTCGAAACAATTCCGGTCGATGTACGAATTTGCCATCAACTTTTGCACCCACAGCATCGGCACCAACCAAGATAATGGCGTGAGTGGCATAATTCGGGATCATGGGGTCAAATGGTTGATGTGCTTTGAAAGGTTTTTTCCGAGCACCATCACATTCAAAGATGGTGAGATCAGAGGCTTTATACAGGTTGTGCAACTCATCTTCATTAAGGCCCAACAGTTTTTCAGCATGTTCCACGGCACCCATGATATAGAGCGGGTTGCTTTCCAGAAGGCCTGGTCTGTTTTCCTCGGAATCAAATTCAGGATAAAAATGAACCTTGTGAATATCAGATACACCGGATTTAGTAAGCGAGGATAGGATCACGTGAGCATGATACCTGGCCAGCTCATCACCCAGCGTGTGAAGCAGGGCAGTTTTTCCGCCGCCACCTAATATGCCGATGCACGCATCATATGCTTGCGAGGGGGTTTCAAAAAGTAGTTTAGAAAATTTCATCGACGAATATAACCAATGTTTCAACCTTGCGAAGGTCATTTGAGCATCTCGGAACGAATCCCAATACAGATCAGGGTATCAGACCACTGGCAACAGGCAACCCAAGGCGAGGATTCGCATTCCTGTTTGGTGGTGGTTCCCAATCCTGAATCGATTTCCGCGGTTAGGGAGGAAGCTGTCATATCTGCTCCGGAAATGACTAAAAAAACAGAAATTCTAAGCTTTCCACCAGGGTAGAACCGATCAAAAAATGATATATGCCTGGATATGATCTCTATCACTAATATTATTAATGATTTGTCTAAATTGGATCAGGAAGGGAGAAGGTCTTTGTGATATTGGTCACG from Candidatus Neomarinimicrobiota bacterium encodes:
- the yqeC gene encoding selenium cofactor biosynthesis protein YqeC — its product is MKFSKLLFETPSQAYDACIGILGGGGKTALLHTLGDELARYHAHVILSSLTKSGVSDIHKVHFYPEFDSEENRPGLLESNPLYIMGAVEHAEKLLGLNEDELHNLYKASDLTIFECDGARKKPFKAHQPFDPMIPNYATHAIILVGADAVGAKVDGKFVHRPELFRELWEVNANFVLDPAFIAKVLTSQYGYLQKVPAGIEVAYFVNKADLYPEEALKLAQAIARVSNSTIYQGSLEAGYLDQVH
- a CDS encoding nucleotidyltransferase family protein, with amino-acid sequence MLNLAMIITAAGRSTRFPPNKLLETLEDRTAIEHTVNTYIGFDLDTYVILGYQSAQIMNVLEKRFDDRLIFEYNTEFHTGLASSVITGIKAAGRSYDYWCFCPGDKPFIQQETVGSLINKLEQEKPLILAPRFENKLGHPTFFSTELAPQFLETTGDIGGRQIINDFRQETLFVDVADEGVGLDMDYYLEFVNVR